The Oligoflexia bacterium genome segment CAATTCCATCAAGACAACTTGCCCCACCGGCTAACACAACCCCAGCACCGATGAGCTCTTGATAACCACTTTTTAAAATTTCGTTATTAATTAAATGAAGTGTTTCTTCAATGCGTGGCTCAATGACTTCTGTCAGAGTTGCACGAGAAACTGTGCGTGGATTACGTCCACCAACACTTGGAACATCGATGGTCTCACCGCTGTCGATAAGACTTGTCATCGCACAACCGAATTTTTTCTTTATGATTTCAGCTTCAACAACAGGGGTTCTTAAACCTACTGAAATATCTTGTGTGAGATGCATTCCACCAATGGGTAAAACTGCAGTGTGAACAACGGCTCCAGCTACATAGACAATGATGTCGCAAGTTCCGCCACCCATATCAACCACTGCTACGCCGAGATCTTTTTCGTCTTGACTCAAAACGGCTTCAGCAGATGCTAAAGATTCAAGCACGAGTCCTGAAACATGTAGGCCTGCGCGCTCTGCACACTTTGCAATATTTTGAAGACTCATCTTAGCACCAGTCACGAGATGAACTCCCGCTTCTAAGCGCACACCGGACATTCCACGAGGATCACGAATTCCCTCTTGTGCATCAACTGCAAAACTTTGTGGGAGGAGATGGAGAATTTCACGATCATCAGGAAGTGCCACAGCTTTTGCAGCTTCAAGCACACGCCTCACATCGTCTGGTGCAACTTCATGATTTTTAATTGCGACCATGCCTTTGCTATTAAACGAACGAATATGTGAACCTGCAACACCAACCCAAACGCTGTCGATTTTTACTCCAGCCATGAGCTCAGCTTCTTCTCGGGCTTTTTTGATTGCGTCGACAGTAATATCGATATTGATGACAGAACCTTTTCGAAGTCCTTTAGAAGGGCAATTTCCAACACCAATAATTTCGTAAGATATTTTATCTGGATTCACACGTGCAATGATGACACTCACTTTCGTGGTGCCGATATCAAGACCTGCACTTATACGACCCGTAATTTGTGGTTCCTTTGTTGAAGAAACGTTGGTCGTCTTTTTCATCAATCAGCTCCGATTCCATTCAGGCTGCTGTTGCTTGCCATTTTTTCCAAGTTTTCTAATAAATTAGGCCTCTTAATGCGCCTGCTCCAAGGCCTAGGAAAATGCTATCGACGTCCTCTAACTTTTACAAGGACTTTTTTTGAGTAGTCGGCATCAATACGCGTTGCATTAATTTTATGCTGGTCTAAATACTGGACCACACGTCTTGCGCGATCGAGATGAAGGGGAAGATTTTCTTTACCAATATCAATCACGATTCCAGTTTTTGCGAGCGTGAGATGATACCCTTGTTCGTTATCATATTGCACTTCACTAACATCACTTAAACTCAGTAAACCCTCTGCTGGTAAGCTTTTTAAAATTTCAAGTGCCTTTGTTCTGAGCTCTTTATTAGAATGAAATCCGCTCTCAGAGAGAATTGGATATGCGCCCACACGAGATGCTTGAGCTTGATCAATTACATCACTATGACCGTCTAAAAAATAAAACTGCCCCTTTCCATTACCTAATACGGCTACAGGTTTGCGTTCAATAATATCAATAATAAGTGTTCCTAAAAGTTCACGACGCACCTCAACAGCTTCAACCCAAGGATCAGTTTTTAAACTTTGAGCTTCTTGACTAACGGGAATTTCCCAAAACGCATCGCCGATTTTTGATTTTAAAAGTCCACGAAGTCTTTGTGTGGTGGCACTTGATGCACCATTAATTTCAATTTTTTTAAGTTTTACGATGTTAGAATTCATGAGCCCTTGCCACAGCCCCGTACCAATCATTCCAATAAAAAATAAAACAAATAAATATCTCATGGATAATCAAGCGTTGCTTCTTCAACGAGCGTTTGAATTATTTCTTCAAAACTTAAACCAACTTGTGCTGCGGCTTTTGGAAACAGACTTGTCTCTGTACAACCCGGGAGAGTGTTTATCTCAAGTACAAAGGGGTTATTATTTTTATCAATACGAATATCTACACGCGCGTAGTGCCGACACCCCACCACCTTGAATGTCTCAAGCGAAATTTGTTCGCATTTTCTTTTAACCTCTTCACTCAAACGCGCTGGAATAATATATTCCGTCTGACCTGGAGTATATTTTCTTTTGTAATCATAGAAATCACTTTTTGGAACAATCTCAATAATAGGAAGTACTCGACCAAACCAAATAGGGACTGTCACTTCAGTACCCGCAATGTATTTTTCTACTAAAATATTTCGGTCACATTTTGCAGCACTCACGAGTGCATTATTAAAGGCATCCATTTTATAAACGATTGTGATACCAACGGTTGAACCTTCATTTGCCGGTTTCACAACTACAGGCGCATCAAACTTTAAAGCCTGATTACCATCGGCGATTTTACTAGCATGAAAAACTTGATACTCAGGTGTGGGAACACCCCAATGTGTGAGAATTTGTTTTGTGAATATTTTATTCATTGCTAATGCAGAAGCTAATACTCCGCTACCTGAATAAGGGATCTTCAGATATTCTAGAATTCCCTGAACAGTGCCATCTTCGCCATATTTTCCGTGTAAGGCCAAAAGTGCACAATCTATATTTTTGCTGGCCAAAACTTTGGGGAGATCAGCACCGGCATCTATAACTTCGTGGGGATAATTTAATTTTTGAAGTGCTTTAAGAAACGCGGCTCCGGTTTTGAGACTAACTTCACGTTCGCTTCCCATTCCACCTTGAATAAGTGCAACTTTTTTCACTGTGTTTTCTCCTGATGCTTATTTTAAAATATTATCACAGCAGTCTGTTGCACGCTGACTAAATTATGAGTTGAATAACTAGACGTTGGTCAGATCAAAAAAATCGTATCGATGTCATTTTGTGTTAATTCAAATTCAGTGATTTTGAGATCTTCACGCATATGTTGTTCATTGGTAGTACCAGTGATCGGTAAAATTCCAATTTGCTTACAAAACCTAAAAATTACTTGCTGAGGAGTAACATTTAATCTGGTAGCAATACTTTTAAGTGTCGAATGAGTAAGTACATGCATGTTTGCAGTCAAAAGTGAAAACCCCTGATATGTAATATTATTACTGAGGCAAAATTCTCTGACTCCTTGATCCCAACCCCGTTGGGCAAAACATCTATTTTGCACCATAGTCGGTTTTACTTTGGCATTTTTCATTAACACTTTAAGGTGTTGTATTCCGACATTGCTAACACCAATTATTTTTGCTTGGCCTGATTGATGCAAATCTTCAATTGCACGCCACACTTCAAAATCACTTTCAGTTAATCCATAACCAGAGCTAGGGCCATGTAAAAGAAATGAATCAATGTAATTTGTATGAAGATTTTTAAGTGAGCTTGCAAAAGATGATTTCACCTGATCAGTGAAACTATCCTCTGGATTATACGGAAGTCGATGATCTTGCCCATTTTGGTATGTAAATTTAGTTTGCAAAAATAATGACTCACGCTTAACACCAAGTTTGGACAATTCTAAAAGTGCATTCCCTAGGTAATCCTCTCTGTAATGTTTTTTTTGATTGGCAGTATCTATTGCAGTAAAACCAACATCTATAGCTTTTTTCACAAGCTCTGATGTCTTCTCTTCCTTCCAGGCGGTACCATAGATCATTATAGGTATTTGATGCATCCGTGGCTCCTTGCCGGTTTTCTCCTACTTATCACCCAACCAAACAACTTCAGTATGAAGCTTAATATTATATTTTTCTTTCACACTATTTATACATAGATTCATTAATGATTTAATATCTTCTGCTGTTGCGCCACCTTTATTTACAATAAAATTTGCATGCTTCATTGAAATTTGAGCCCCTCCGATTTCACGACCTTTAAGCCCCAAATCTTCTATGAGTTTACCTGAGTGCAAGGGCAATGGATTTCGAAACACAGAGCCACAGCTTGGATACTCTAAGGGCTGTTTTTGTAAACGTGTTTGGTTCAAAGTACGAACCACATTTAAAATATCTGGATTAGAAATATTTCTCCACGCAATCTTTACTCGTGTGATGATACCAGGTTGCCAACCCTGACAATGCCGGTAACCCCACTTCAGCTTTTTGGCATCTAGAATCTCTAATGTACCATTAGGTTTTAGAACCTCAATTGCTTCGGTGATTTCATGAAATTCACGAGGTGTCAGTTTTTCTCCAACCCCTGCGTTCATGACAACACCACCACCCACTTGCCCCGGTAAACCACCTAAAAAAGCTGCGGGATCTAATTTATATTTTAAAAATATTTTAAGTAATTCACTTTTTGCTGTGCCAGTGAGTGCCCAGAATTTTAATTTTTCTTTATCTTCAAGTATTTCAATCCCCGTTAATCGCGATAGTGAGATAACAACTCCACGTACTCCTTTATCGCTGATAAGTACGTTTGTCCCACCACCAAGAATAGTCAGGGGGGTTTTATTAAGCTGACAAATTTTTTGGGTATTAATGAGTTCGTCTATATTTTTGGGTTCACAAAAAAAATCAGCTTTTCCACCAACGAGCCAGCTACTGTGCGAGGCAAGATTTATATTTTTTTGAATTCCGGGGATAGATTCTAGGGTGCTCATTTAAGTATCAATTCAGAACTTAATTTATAAATATCACCAGCACCCAAAGTGACAAGCACATCACCTGATTTCAAAAGCTTTGAGAGCTCTTTTACAACATTTTGTTGTTCACCCCAATAAAAAATATTCTTTTGTTTCTTACTTAATTCTTGAGCTAAGCGCTGCGAACTAATTTCTGCAATCGCTGTTTCACCAGCCGCGTAAATATCAAGTAGACCAACGACGTCGGCTCCTTCAAAACATTCTAAAAATTGTTGCCAACAACTTTCAGTTCTTGAATAGCGATGAGGCTGAAATGCAACAACAAGCCTATGTTTTGAATAAGCACTTTTAAGTGCTTGAATTGTAGCTCGCACTTCGGTCGGGTGATGCCCGTAATCATCAATCACAATGGCGCCATTATATTCACCTTTATATTGCAGCCTACGATCAACGCCCTTGTATTGTGCGAGTCCGTTTGAAATTGTTTGAAAATCCAACTTTAACTCTAAACCAACTGCTATTCCCGCCAATGCATTTAGCACATTATGGGCACCGGGAACATGCAGTGTGATCGACCCAAGATTATTTCCGTTAAGATCTACTTCAAATGTTTGCGAAGTAGTTTGAACTTTCACAGAATGTGCTCTGAGTTTAGCTTCTTTTGAAAAACCGTAAGTCATCATTCTTTTATCAAAAGTGTGAGCAAGCTTAGCTACATATTCATCATCAACACATAAAATTGCCATACCGTAAAAAGGAACTTTGTGAGCAAACTCAGAAAAAGCCTTTTGAAGATTTTCAAAATTTTTATAGTGATCAAGATGATCATTATCGATATTGGTGATGACAGAGATTTCAGGTTGTAAACGCAAAAAACTTCCGTCACTTTCATCAGCTTCAGCCACTAGCCATTCACCTTTACCAAGTGCCGCTGTACTTTTAATAAGATCAAGCCTTCCACCAATCACGATGGTCGGATCAAGTTTTGCGGCCAAAAGCATCGCAGCAGTCATACTTGTCGTGGTTGTTTTTCCATGACTTCCACCAATGGCTATTCCACGTTTGAGACTCATAAGTTCTGCAAGCATTTCAGCTCGCTGAATGATTGGAATTTGTCTGCGTTTTGCCTCTTGAATTTCAGGATTTTGAGGTTTCACTGCTGAACTGTAAACGAGTACATCACATTGAGTTGGAACATGAGATGATTTATGCCCCTGATGGATCTCAACACCCATGGCTTTAAGTCTTTCAACTTGGGCATTTACAGATTGATCAGAGCCAGTGACATGACAACCCATATTGGCAAGGAGCTCGGCAATTCCACTCATCCCGATACCACCGATGCCGACGAAGTGAATTTTTGCCTCGATTAAATTCAAAACTCAAACTCCAGCGATTAAATAGTGGGCAATTTTCTCAGCACTTTGTGATTTAAAAAATTTAGAGATATTTTCTTCAGATTCGCGAAGTTTTTCAGGTTGATCCATAAACCCAGTCACTGTTTGTATGAACTTTTCTGGCGTGAATTCTTTTTGCAGTATCATTGTAGCAGCATTCTCTTTTACTAATGCTTCAGCATTACATTGCTGGTGATTATCGGCTGCATCTGGAAATGGAATAAGTACTGAAGCCTTTCGACATGCAGCGAGTTCTGCAAGTGTTGATGCCCCAGCACGACTTACTACAAGATCAGCCCACGCATAACGCTCAGGCATATCGTAAAGAAATTCAAAACATTGAACATTCTCTAGGCCCAGCTTTTGATACTCGACATCCATATCATGATAATCTCGGTTACCAATTTGATGAATAATTTCAACTTTATCTAACCAATCACCACCTCGCTTCACTGCATCGAGAACGATAGTGTTGATTCCCCGAGCCCCCTGACTCCCACCAAACACGAGAATACGAAACCGTCGATGTTCTTGACGGGCTTTAGGAAAAAGTCCGGTTCGAATAGGAATTCCGACTACATCGGCATTGCTAAATGTAGAGCGGGTCACTTCAAAATTTACAAATGCTTTTTCAACAAGTGATGCTAGCCAACGATTTGTAAGCCCTGGTTGTGCATTGGGTTCAAACAAAACGATACGTACACCTAACAACTTAGCAGCTAACATCACAGGCCCTGACGCGTAACCTCCGACACCTAAGACAATGCGAGGTTGAAATTGCATCAACAATCGTATGGATTGAATGATCGCCATCGGAAGTCTGATGAACGTCATAAGTTTTCTTCCAATGCCAACGTTGTTAAGTGCTCCGATATCGATGAAATGAAGTGGATAACCTTCTTTTGGAACAATTTTAATTTCAAGCCCGCCGCGTGTACCGATGAAAAATATTTGAAGCTTTGGATTAATTTTCTTTAATGCCTCAGCTACAGCAATAGCGGGGTAAATATGTCCGCCGGTTCCGCCCCCTGCGATGAATATACTTTGCCCAGCTTCGATCACGCGTTCTCCCGTAAAACATTTGCACTGTTATGTATGTTTATTAAAATTCCACAAGCTATACTCACAGCTATTAGACTACTGCCTCCGTAAGAAAGAAACGGCATTGTCAGACCTTTTGTTGGCAATAGTCCCATTGCAACACCTGCGTTAATGACTACTTGAAAACCAATCAGACAACTTAAGCCTATGGCTAAACACCTCCCAAAAGGCTCGCTGCAACGCACAGCAATTTGAACACCTCTTAATACTAACCACGCAAAGAGCAGTAAGACAAAGGCCAAACCAACAAAACCGGTTTCCTCGCCAAGGACTGAAAGAATAAAATCAGTATGCGCTTCAGGTAAAAAGAAAAGTTTAGCTTGGCCTTTTCCGAGGCCCGTCCCGAAAAGACCGCCCGCATGAAAACTTAAAAGTGATTGGATCACTTGAAATCCACTATTAGACGGGTCAGCCCATGGATTCAAAAATGCAAGTACACGCTGTCTTCTGTAACCAACTCGCATTACAAAAACATAAAAAAGTGGAATTGAAATTATCAGGGCTGAGAAAAGATATCGCCAAGGAAGCCCAAAACAAAAAAGCATTGATAAACCGATGAGAAAAAATATGACTGAAGAACCAAAATCGGGCTGCTTAAGTAAAAACGCTACAGGAAGCAAAACAGTGAGTGCGCCAATAAGCCAAATACGCGATCGATTAGTTTCATTTTTCTCATAATTCAAAAGATAAGCAAAAGTAACAGCTGACATTAGTTTTGCAATTTCACCAGGCTCTATGTGAAACCCAAATGGAAGATTGATCCATCGAGTAGCACCGCCCACACGATGACCCAACCCAGGAACAAAAACCGCAGCTAAAATTACGATCAAACCTGCGAAGAAAAACCAAAAGTATTTTTTAAAATATATATAAGGAAACCGACTCGTCACAGCTAACGCAACAAGTGCCAGGCAAACAAAGATCAGTTGTCGTTTGAAAAAGTGAAGTCCGTCGCCAAATTTCTCGGAGGCAAAAATAAAGCTAGCACTGTAAACCAATACCAGCCCAATTCCCATAAGAGCACACACGCACAGAAGAAGACTACGATCAAGCGCAGTCCCCGAAGGGATTGTATTAGAGCTTCTGGATAAGTTCCTTGTAGTAGTTGCCACGCTCCTCAAAATTCTCAAACATGTCGTAACTGGAGCAGCCGGGACTTAACAAGATCACATCACCGCTGCGTGACTTTTGATAAGCAAGTAAAACAGCTTCTTCAAAAGTTCCAATAATGAACGTCTCGCTGAAATCGCCAATGGTGCGGTTCAGTCTTTCTTTTGCCTCACCAACTAAGATGAGATTTTTTACTTTCTTCTGCACGGGTTCAACTAAGGGGGCAAAATCCACACCCTTATCTTTCCCACCTGCAATTAGGATAACAGGTTCGTCGAAAGCATCCAAGGCCCTCAAAACTGAATGTACGTTTGTAGCCTTAGAATCATTATAAAATTCAACGCCACCTTTGCGGCGCACAAATTCCAGGCGGTGTTCAAGCCCTGGGAATTCCTCAATAACTTTTTGAATCTGATCTGGTTTTGCACCATAAGGTCTAGCTGCAATCATTGAAGCCATGATGTTTTCAAGTGCATGTTTTCCGCGCATTTTAATCTTTGAGGTAGGGTAAATTTCTTGCTGTCCATTTACATAGAGTCTGATTTCTTTATTGCCGTAAACCGCGCCACCAATGCGTTTGATCTGATCTTCTAGACCAGCACGTTTGCTAAAATAATTTAGTTTTGCTCGCTGCACATTTTGATCGCGAGCGCATTCAACGACCAAAGGGTCATCTGCATTCATAACTGCATAACTTTCTGAGTTTGCATTTTTGAATATTTTTTTCTTCGCCGCGGTATAGTCATTCATTCCACGATATCGGTCTAGGTGATCTTCTGCCAAGTTTAACAAAACTGCGTGGTGGGGTTTAAAAGTATCTGCGGTTTCTAATTGAAAGCTTGATACCTCAACCACCAAGACTTTGGCCGTGGCCTTACTTGTGACATATTCAATAAGTGGTGTACCGAAGTTTCCACCAATCCAAGTTTCAACACCGGATTGTCTTAAAAATTCATATGTCAGTTTTGCTACGGTAGATTTTCCGTTTGTTCCAGTTATGGCGATAATAGGTTCTTTAATCAAACTTGCTGCTAATTCAAGTTCACCAGTGATGGGGATCCCTTTATCTTTTGCTGCTTGAAATGCTTTATTCGTAGGATTCACACCAGGGCTTAAGACAATTAGGTCTTGTGCAGTTGTTACTTTTTCAGAATGCCCACCAAGATCCCACTGTGGTTCAAACTCTTC includes the following:
- a CDS encoding D-alanine--D-alanine ligase, whose translation is MKKVALIQGGMGSEREVSLKTGAAFLKALQKLNYPHEVIDAGADLPKVLASKNIDCALLALHGKYGEDGTVQGILEYLKIPYSGSGVLASALAMNKIFTKQILTHWGVPTPEYQVFHASKIADGNQALKFDAPVVVKPANEGSTVGITIVYKMDAFNNALVSAAKCDRNILVEKYIAGTEVTVPIWFGRVLPIIEIVPKSDFYDYKRKYTPGQTEYIIPARLSEEVKRKCEQISLETFKVVGCRHYARVDIRIDKNNNPFVLEINTLPGCTETSLFPKAAAQVGLSFEEIIQTLVEEATLDYP
- the ftsW gene encoding putative lipid II flippase FtsW; amino-acid sequence: MPSGTALDRSLLLCVCALMGIGLVLVYSASFIFASEKFGDGLHFFKRQLIFVCLALVALAVTSRFPYIYFKKYFWFFFAGLIVILAAVFVPGLGHRVGGATRWINLPFGFHIEPGEIAKLMSAVTFAYLLNYEKNETNRSRIWLIGALTVLLPVAFLLKQPDFGSSVIFFLIGLSMLFCFGLPWRYLFSALIISIPLFYVFVMRVGYRRQRVLAFLNPWADPSNSGFQVIQSLLSFHAGGLFGTGLGKGQAKLFFLPEAHTDFILSVLGEETGFVGLAFVLLLFAWLVLRGVQIAVRCSEPFGRCLAIGLSCLIGFQVVINAGVAMGLLPTKGLTMPFLSYGGSSLIAVSIACGILINIHNSANVLRENA
- a CDS encoding FtsQ-type POTRA domain-containing protein — translated: MRYLFVLFFIGMIGTGLWQGLMNSNIVKLKKIEINGASSATTQRLRGLLKSKIGDAFWEIPVSQEAQSLKTDPWVEAVEVRRELLGTLIIDIIERKPVAVLGNGKGQFYFLDGHSDVIDQAQASRVGAYPILSESGFHSNKELRTKALEILKSLPAEGLLSLSDVSEVQYDNEQGYHLTLAKTGIVIDIGKENLPLHLDRARRVVQYLDQHKINATRIDADYSKKVLVKVRGRR
- the ftsA gene encoding cell division protein FtsA; this translates as MKKTTNVSSTKEPQITGRISAGLDIGTTKVSVIIARVNPDKISYEIIGVGNCPSKGLRKGSVINIDITVDAIKKAREEAELMAGVKIDSVWVGVAGSHIRSFNSKGMVAIKNHEVAPDDVRRVLEAAKAVALPDDREILHLLPQSFAVDAQEGIRDPRGMSGVRLEAGVHLVTGAKMSLQNIAKCAERAGLHVSGLVLESLASAEAVLSQDEKDLGVAVVDMGGGTCDIIVYVAGAVVHTAVLPIGGMHLTQDISVGLRTPVVEAEIIKKKFGCAMTSLIDSGETIDVPSVGGRNPRTVSRATLTEVIEPRIEETLHLINNEILKSGYQELIGAGVVLAGGASCLDGIVELSEFIFEMPVRRGMALSTTGLKEVVQSPAYATGVGLMKYGAENSAKETAKKSGSLVERLKTSVADFLDGAF
- the murG gene encoding undecaprenyldiphospho-muramoylpentapeptide beta-N-acetylglucosaminyltransferase, whose amino-acid sequence is MIEAGQSIFIAGGGTGGHIYPAIAVAEALKKINPKLQIFFIGTRGGLEIKIVPKEGYPLHFIDIGALNNVGIGRKLMTFIRLPMAIIQSIRLLMQFQPRIVLGVGGYASGPVMLAAKLLGVRIVLFEPNAQPGLTNRWLASLVEKAFVNFEVTRSTFSNADVVGIPIRTGLFPKARQEHRRFRILVFGGSQGARGINTIVLDAVKRGGDWLDKVEIIHQIGNRDYHDMDVEYQKLGLENVQCFEFLYDMPERYAWADLVVSRAGASTLAELAACRKASVLIPFPDAADNHQQCNAEALVKENAATMILQKEFTPEKFIQTVTGFMDQPEKLRESEENISKFFKSQSAEKIAHYLIAGV
- the murB gene encoding UDP-N-acetylmuramate dehydrogenase, coding for MSTLESIPGIQKNINLASHSSWLVGGKADFFCEPKNIDELINTQKICQLNKTPLTILGGGTNVLISDKGVRGVVISLSRLTGIEILEDKEKLKFWALTGTAKSELLKIFLKYKLDPAAFLGGLPGQVGGGVVMNAGVGEKLTPREFHEITEAIEVLKPNGTLEILDAKKLKWGYRHCQGWQPGIITRVKIAWRNISNPDILNVVRTLNQTRLQKQPLEYPSCGSVFRNPLPLHSGKLIEDLGLKGREIGGAQISMKHANFIVNKGGATAEDIKSLMNLCINSVKEKYNIKLHTEVVWLGDK
- the murD gene encoding UDP-N-acetylmuramoyl-L-alanine--D-glutamate ligase; its protein translation is MSKYKGMKVLIVGAHKTGIALAKFFYEQKAIITISDMKTREQLGGVADLLEEFEPQWDLGGHSEKVTTAQDLIVLSPGVNPTNKAFQAAKDKGIPITGELELAASLIKEPIIAITGTNGKSTVAKLTYEFLRQSGVETWIGGNFGTPLIEYVTSKATAKVLVVEVSSFQLETADTFKPHHAVLLNLAEDHLDRYRGMNDYTAAKKKIFKNANSESYAVMNADDPLVVECARDQNVQRAKLNYFSKRAGLEDQIKRIGGAVYGNKEIRLYVNGQQEIYPTSKIKMRGKHALENIMASMIAARPYGAKPDQIQKVIEEFPGLEHRLEFVRRKGGVEFYNDSKATNVHSVLRALDAFDEPVILIAGGKDKGVDFAPLVEPVQKKVKNLILVGEAKERLNRTIGDFSETFIIGTFEEAVLLAYQKSRSGDVILLSPGCSSYDMFENFEERGNYYKELIQKL
- a CDS encoding aldo/keto reductase; this encodes MHQIPIMIYGTAWKEEKTSELVKKAIDVGFTAIDTANQKKHYREDYLGNALLELSKLGVKRESLFLQTKFTYQNGQDHRLPYNPEDSFTDQVKSSFASSLKNLHTNYIDSFLLHGPSSGYGLTESDFEVWRAIEDLHQSGQAKIIGVSNVGIQHLKVLMKNAKVKPTMVQNRCFAQRGWDQGVREFCLSNNITYQGFSLLTANMHVLTHSTLKSIATRLNVTPQQVIFRFCKQIGILPITGTTNEQHMREDLKITEFELTQNDIDTIFLI
- the murC gene encoding UDP-N-acetylmuramate--L-alanine ligase, which produces MNLIEAKIHFVGIGGIGMSGIAELLANMGCHVTGSDQSVNAQVERLKAMGVEIHQGHKSSHVPTQCDVLVYSSAVKPQNPEIQEAKRRQIPIIQRAEMLAELMSLKRGIAIGGSHGKTTTTSMTAAMLLAAKLDPTIVIGGRLDLIKSTAALGKGEWLVAEADESDGSFLRLQPEISVITNIDNDHLDHYKNFENLQKAFSEFAHKVPFYGMAILCVDDEYVAKLAHTFDKRMMTYGFSKEAKLRAHSVKVQTTSQTFEVDLNGNNLGSITLHVPGAHNVLNALAGIAVGLELKLDFQTISNGLAQYKGVDRRLQYKGEYNGAIVIDDYGHHPTEVRATIQALKSAYSKHRLVVAFQPHRYSRTESCWQQFLECFEGADVVGLLDIYAAGETAIAEISSQRLAQELSKKQKNIFYWGEQQNVVKELSKLLKSGDVLVTLGAGDIYKLSSELILK